The following coding sequences are from one Malaciobacter pacificus window:
- the pta gene encoding phosphate acetyltransferase, whose product MGLIESIKEKAKLQLRTIVLPETEDERVLKAAQMVLEEKTANVVLIGNVDTIKADAAKYGANIEGAAIVDPKNFDNIDKYIDELVELRRSKNLSREEATEIMTTEPRFFGCMMVRLGDADGLVAGSNSPTADVLKAAIQVIKTAPGINTVSSTFVMETKDGKFGDNGLILFADCAVIPEPNAEQLADIAAATAATASSVVGLEPRVAMLSFSTKGSAKHPLVDKVQYACEILDERNVDFSFDGEMQADAAIVEAIGAKKAPDSKVAGKANVLVFPDLQSGNIGYKLVQRFAGAEAHGPIVQGLNKPVNDLSRGCSIEDIANLVAITATQIK is encoded by the coding sequence ATGGGTTTAATTGAAAGCATTAAAGAGAAAGCAAAATTACAATTAAGAACGATTGTTCTTCCAGAAACAGAAGATGAGAGAGTGTTAAAAGCTGCTCAAATGGTTCTTGAAGAAAAAACTGCAAATGTAGTTTTAATAGGAAATGTTGATACTATAAAAGCAGATGCTGCTAAATATGGTGCAAATATTGAAGGTGCAGCTATTGTAGATCCTAAAAATTTCGATAATATCGATAAATATATTGATGAATTAGTTGAATTAAGAAGATCAAAAAATCTTTCAAGAGAAGAAGCTACTGAAATTATGACAACTGAACCTAGATTTTTTGGTTGTATGATGGTTAGACTTGGTGATGCTGATGGTTTAGTTGCAGGATCGAATTCTCCAACTGCTGATGTTTTAAAAGCTGCTATTCAAGTTATTAAAACAGCTCCTGGTATTAATACTGTTTCTTCAACATTTGTTATGGAAACTAAAGATGGTAAATTTGGAGACAATGGTCTGATTTTATTTGCAGACTGTGCTGTTATCCCAGAACCAAATGCTGAACAATTAGCTGATATTGCTGCTGCTACTGCTGCTACTGCATCTTCTGTTGTAGGATTAGAACCTAGAGTTGCAATGTTATCATTCTCAACAAAAGGAAGTGCAAAACATCCATTAGTTGATAAAGTTCAATATGCTTGTGAAATTTTAGATGAAAGAAATGTTGATTTCTCATTTGATGGTGAAATGCAAGCAGATGCTGCTATCGTTGAAGCAATTGGAGCAAAAAAAGCGCCAGATTCAAAAGTTGCTGGTAAAGCAAATGTATTAGTATTCCCTGACTTACAGTCTGGAAATATTGGATATAAATTAGTTCAAAGATTTGCAGGAGCTGAAGCTCATGGACCAATCGTACAAGGTTTAAATAAGCCAGTTAACGATTTATCAAGAGGTTGTTCAATCGAAGATATTGCAAACTTAGTAGCTATTACAGCAACACAAATTAAATAA
- a CDS encoding 3'-5' exonuclease produces MFKKISNYFNKKNLKDDKFSYLFENSSNEEFVCFDCETTGLDPKKDDIISIGAVTIKNNTIVSSKKFVRFVKPKTKLQAEAIKVHHIRECDLESAEDIDDVILEFIDYIGNKPLVGYFLEFDIAMINKYLKPKLGIKLPNRAYEVSAIYYDYKIEKIPQSNIDLRFDVIMEDLKIPTMGKHDAYNDALMTSLIFIKLLNQPNVKIK; encoded by the coding sequence ATGTTTAAAAAAATTAGTAATTATTTCAATAAAAAAAATCTAAAAGATGACAAGTTTTCTTATCTTTTTGAAAACTCTTCAAATGAAGAGTTTGTATGTTTTGATTGTGAGACTACAGGCCTTGATCCTAAAAAAGATGATATTATCTCAATTGGTGCAGTTACTATAAAAAATAATACTATAGTATCAAGTAAAAAATTTGTTAGATTTGTAAAACCTAAAACAAAACTACAAGCAGAAGCAATTAAAGTTCATCACATTAGAGAATGTGATTTAGAAAGTGCTGAAGATATTGATGATGTAATTTTAGAATTTATTGACTATATTGGAAATAAACCTTTAGTAGGATATTTTCTAGAATTTGATATTGCCATGATTAATAAATATTTAAAACCAAAACTAGGTATTAAACTCCCAAATAGAGCATATGAAGTTTCAGCAATTTATTATGACTATAAAATAGAGAAAATTCCTCAAAGTAACATTGATCTTAGATTTGATGTAATAATGGAAGATTTAAAAATACCAACTATGGGGAAACATGATGCCTATAATGATGCTTTAATGACATCATTAATTTTTATTAAACTTCTTAATCAACCAAATGTAAAAATCAAATAA
- the mnmA gene encoding tRNA 2-thiouridine(34) synthase MnmA — MNKKKVVVGMSGGVDSSVTALLLKQQGYDVTGLFMRNWEYGIKGSQCPNRIEFEDAKKVGALIGIEVKGKDFVKEYRDRVFDVFLEGLKAGLTPNPDILCNREIKFNVFLNEAKSMGADMIATGHYAKIAKYKDHYVLDTPKDSSKDQSYFLHALSSEQLSQAMFPLGDLTKKEVREIAEKHNLHVSNKKDSTGICFIGNQKFDDFITQHLKAIPGDIIDEHGKVIGKHKGLVCYTLGQRKGIGLGGIKETEGENNTHKPWYAAAKDIKNNTLTVVQDTNHPLLMSKSVEASHMHWVLETPPKIGDKLMAQVRYRQQKQACTVVEANNEKVVVEFEKEQRAVTLGQSLVLYEGDYCLGGGFISFYK; from the coding sequence ATGAACAAGAAAAAAGTAGTAGTAGGAATGTCTGGTGGAGTTGATTCATCAGTTACGGCACTATTGTTAAAACAACAAGGCTATGATGTAACAGGCCTTTTTATGAGAAATTGGGAATATGGCATCAAAGGTAGCCAATGCCCTAATAGAATAGAATTTGAAGATGCAAAAAAAGTTGGTGCATTAATTGGAATTGAAGTAAAGGGAAAAGACTTCGTAAAAGAGTACAGAGATAGGGTTTTTGATGTATTTTTAGAAGGCTTAAAAGCTGGGCTTACTCCAAATCCAGATATTTTATGTAATAGAGAAATCAAATTCAATGTATTTTTAAATGAAGCAAAAAGTATGGGTGCAGATATGATTGCAACTGGACATTATGCAAAAATTGCAAAATACAAAGACCACTATGTACTTGATACTCCAAAAGATAGTTCAAAAGATCAAAGTTATTTCTTACATGCACTTTCAAGTGAGCAATTAAGTCAAGCTATGTTTCCACTTGGAGATTTAACAAAAAAAGAAGTTAGAGAGATTGCTGAAAAACATAACCTTCATGTAAGTAATAAAAAAGATAGTACTGGAATTTGTTTTATAGGTAATCAGAAATTTGATGACTTTATCACGCAACACCTAAAAGCAATTCCAGGTGATATTATTGATGAGCATGGGAAAGTTATAGGTAAACACAAAGGCTTAGTTTGCTACACATTAGGTCAAAGAAAAGGAATTGGACTTGGTGGAATAAAAGAGACTGAAGGTGAGAACAACACTCACAAACCTTGGTACGCTGCAGCTAAAGATATAAAAAACAATACATTAACAGTTGTTCAAGATACAAATCATCCATTACTAATGAGTAAAAGTGTTGAAGCTAGTCATATGCATTGGGTATTAGAAACTCCTCCAAAAATTGGAGATAAACTAATGGCACAAGTAAGATACAGACAACAAAAACAAGCCTGTACAGTGGTAGAAGCAAATAATGAAAAAGTTGTAGTTGAATTTGAAAAAGAGCAAAGAGCTGTAACACTTGGACAAAGTCTTGTTTTATATGAGGGTGATTATTGTCTTGGTGGTGGATTTATAAGTTTTTATAAATAA
- the sppA gene encoding signal peptide peptidase SppA, producing the protein MFNFIKILFSPVIAILDFITKYFKTIVFLTILYFFVFDSSEALNENSNSYANLQKIELFGPILDVSKVLEDIQKAKNDSNIKGVMIDVNSPGGAVAPSVELAYAIKELKEVKPVVVYASGVIASGSYYASIWADKIIANPGSMVGSIGVIMQGVNVEELMKTIGVSTQTVKAGKYKEIGTPSRKWFDYEEKHLQSVIDDTYKMFINDVANARKLNVENHTEFADARVFTANQAKNVGLVDELGTISTAQNILIELSNVDNPIWKKPDRFEKFMDKIISETVSQVSVYFSNGLKAY; encoded by the coding sequence ATGTTTAATTTTATTAAAATACTTTTTTCTCCAGTAATTGCAATTTTAGATTTTATTACTAAATATTTTAAAACAATTGTATTTCTAACTATACTTTATTTTTTTGTATTTGACTCAAGTGAAGCTTTAAATGAAAATAGTAATTCTTATGCGAATCTACAGAAAATAGAGTTATTTGGACCAATTTTAGATGTTTCTAAAGTTTTAGAAGATATTCAAAAAGCTAAAAATGATTCAAATATTAAAGGTGTTATGATAGATGTTAATTCTCCTGGTGGTGCAGTGGCTCCTTCTGTTGAGCTGGCTTATGCTATTAAAGAGTTAAAGGAAGTAAAACCTGTAGTTGTTTATGCAAGTGGAGTAATAGCAAGTGGTAGCTATTATGCATCTATTTGGGCTGATAAAATTATTGCAAATCCGGGAAGTATGGTAGGCTCTATTGGTGTTATTATGCAAGGTGTTAATGTTGAAGAGCTAATGAAAACAATTGGAGTTTCAACTCAAACTGTGAAAGCTGGTAAATATAAAGAGATTGGAACACCAAGTAGAAAATGGTTTGATTATGAAGAAAAACATTTACAATCAGTTATTGATGATACTTATAAAATGTTTATTAATGATGTAGCTAATGCAAGAAAATTAAATGTTGAAAATCATACTGAATTTGCTGACGCAAGAGTTTTTACGGCAAATCAAGCTAAAAATGTAGGATTAGTTGATGAACTTGGAACTATTTCTACTGCTCAAAATATTTTAATTGAACTTTCAAATGTTGATAACCCTATTTGGAAAAAGCCAGATAGATTTGAAAAATTTATGGATAAGATTATTAGTGAAACAGTTTCTCAAGTTTCTGTTTATTTTTCTAATGGATTAAAAGCTTATTAA
- a CDS encoding acetate/propionate family kinase, whose product MLVFILNAGSSSLKYQLMNPVIKKVFAQGICERIGIDGVLKHEFGEKELELKIEMPTHKEAIEAVLSTLTVGEGKVIDSVNDIEAIGHRAVHGGEEFSGSVMVTDQVIETMKRLIPLAPLHNPANILGMEICQELMPGKPNVAVFDTAFHQTMPDYAYMYALPYDQYTKHGIRKYGFHGTSHYFVSNEARGMLDKKHNTRIIVCHLGNGSSVSAVLDGKCIDTSMGLTPVQGLMMGTRAGDVGAGALQYMMSQENMTIDDALNVMNKKSGILGISGKSSDLREVLEGMSNGDERCRLAVDMVAYNIKKYVGAYVAALDGVDALCFTGGIGENAALIREKVCAGLDSMGLVLDPVKNNKRAKTARDISTNGSASRILVIPTNEEYVIANDTYKVVTGTK is encoded by the coding sequence ATGTTAGTATTCATTTTAAATGCAGGAAGTTCTTCATTAAAATACCAATTAATGAACCCAGTTATAAAAAAAGTTTTTGCACAAGGTATTTGTGAAAGAATTGGTATTGATGGTGTTTTAAAACATGAGTTTGGTGAAAAAGAGTTAGAATTAAAAATTGAGATGCCAACACACAAAGAAGCAATTGAAGCTGTATTATCTACTTTAACAGTTGGTGAAGGTAAAGTTATTGACTCTGTAAATGATATCGAAGCTATTGGACATAGAGCAGTTCATGGTGGGGAAGAGTTCTCAGGTTCAGTAATGGTAACTGATCAAGTTATTGAAACAATGAAAAGATTAATCCCATTAGCTCCTTTACATAACCCAGCAAATATCTTAGGTATGGAAATTTGTCAAGAGTTAATGCCAGGTAAACCAAATGTTGCTGTATTTGATACTGCATTCCACCAAACTATGCCAGATTACGCTTATATGTATGCATTACCATATGATCAATATACAAAACATGGTATTAGAAAATATGGATTCCACGGAACTAGCCACTATTTTGTATCAAATGAAGCAAGAGGAATGCTAGATAAAAAACATAATACTAGAATCATCGTTTGTCACTTAGGTAACGGTTCTTCTGTATCTGCTGTATTAGATGGTAAATGTATTGATACTTCTATGGGTCTTACTCCAGTGCAAGGACTTATGATGGGAACAAGAGCTGGTGATGTTGGTGCTGGTGCTTTACAATACATGATGTCTCAAGAAAATATGACTATTGATGATGCACTAAATGTAATGAACAAAAAATCAGGTATCTTAGGTATTTCTGGTAAATCTTCAGATTTAAGAGAAGTATTAGAAGGTATGAGTAATGGTGATGAAAGATGTAGATTAGCAGTTGATATGGTTGCTTATAATATCAAAAAATATGTAGGAGCTTATGTAGCTGCACTTGATGGTGTTGATGCATTATGTTTCACAGGTGGTATTGGTGAAAATGCAGCGTTAATTAGAGAAAAAGTTTGTGCTGGTTTAGACTCTATGGGATTAGTATTAGACCCAGTTAAAAATAACAAAAGAGCTAAAACTGCTAGAGATATTTCTACAAATGGTTCTGCTTCAAGAATCCTTGTTATCCCAACAAATGAAGAATATGTAATTGCTAATGATACTTATAAAGTAGTAACAGGAACTAAATAA
- the aroQ gene encoding type II 3-dehydroquinate dehydratase, which produces MKIAVIQGPNINMLGIREQHIYGPMSMDQIHEQLKNAAAQNGVELEFFQSNLEGEIVDRIQECLGTVDGIMINPAAFSHTSIAIKDALSAVAMPTVEVHISNIYKREEFRQKSITAGASTGVISGFGPFGYHMGLIALMQIIAEIKAAENAQQQSAE; this is translated from the coding sequence ATGAAAATAGCCGTAATTCAAGGACCAAATATCAATATGTTAGGAATTAGAGAACAACATATTTACGGACCTATGTCAATGGATCAAATACATGAACAACTAAAAAATGCTGCAGCTCAAAATGGAGTTGAATTAGAATTTTTCCAATCAAACTTAGAAGGTGAGATTGTGGATAGAATTCAAGAGTGTTTAGGAACAGTTGATGGAATTATGATTAACCCAGCTGCATTTTCTCACACTTCAATTGCAATTAAAGATGCACTAAGTGCCGTAGCTATGCCTACTGTTGAAGTACATATTTCTAATATTTACAAAAGAGAAGAGTTTAGACAAAAATCAATTACTGCAGGGGCTTCAACAGGAGTTATTTCTGGATTTGGACCATTTGGTTACCATATGGGATTAATTGCTTTAATGCAAATAATTGCAGAGATTAAAGCTGCTGAAAATGCTCAACAACAATCTGCTGAATAA
- the mnmA gene encoding tRNA 2-thiouridine(34) synthase MnmA: MSIKKVMVGMSGGIDSSVTAYMLQKEGYEVEGVYLKLHNRTDGYHEKNLGFIEDVANFLSIKYHVLDLADDFSKEVYDYFVDSYLQGTTPNPCVKCNKQIKFGAMLDFAKSHGASYLATGHYVKTDGKFFYEADDKTKDQSYFLAQVSPDALPYMMFPLSTYKKEDIIKFGSELNVAYKKITEKSESQEICFVETIYTDVIKRHANIDKAGKVLDEMGNEIGEHKGYAHYTIGKRRGFTVHGAQEPHFVTKLNPKDNTITVGKKAALEVNEVLCSNLNMYIDEKEFSCTVKLRYRTTATTCDVKIQGNEVIISLKEPVLGVAAGQLAVFYDEAKVIGSAFIKSTIS; encoded by the coding sequence ATGAGTATAAAAAAAGTAATGGTAGGTATGAGTGGTGGAATTGATTCATCAGTTACTGCTTATATGTTACAAAAAGAAGGATATGAAGTTGAAGGTGTATATCTAAAACTTCACAACCGTACTGATGGATACCATGAAAAGAACCTTGGTTTTATTGAAGATGTTGCTAATTTTTTAAGTATCAAATATCATGTTTTAGACTTAGCTGATGATTTTTCAAAAGAGGTTTATGACTATTTTGTTGATTCATATTTACAGGGTACTACACCAAATCCTTGTGTGAAGTGTAATAAACAAATCAAATTTGGTGCGATGTTAGATTTTGCAAAAAGCCATGGAGCATCATATTTAGCAACAGGACATTATGTAAAAACTGATGGAAAGTTTTTTTATGAAGCTGATGATAAAACAAAAGACCAAAGCTATTTTTTAGCACAAGTAAGTCCTGATGCCCTTCCTTATATGATGTTTCCTTTAAGTACTTATAAAAAAGAAGATATTATCAAGTTTGGTTCAGAGCTAAATGTAGCTTATAAAAAAATTACTGAGAAAAGTGAATCTCAAGAGATTTGTTTTGTTGAAACTATTTATACAGATGTGATAAAAAGGCATGCAAACATAGACAAAGCAGGAAAAGTCTTAGATGAAATGGGTAATGAAATTGGAGAGCATAAAGGTTATGCTCATTATACAATTGGTAAAAGAAGAGGTTTTACGGTTCATGGAGCACAAGAACCTCATTTTGTTACAAAATTAAATCCAAAAGATAACACAATTACTGTTGGTAAAAAAGCTGCTTTAGAAGTTAATGAAGTTCTTTGTAGTAATTTAAATATGTATATTGATGAAAAAGAGTTTTCATGTACAGTTAAACTTAGATATAGAACAACTGCAACTACTTGTGATGTTAAAATTCAAGGGAATGAAGTTATTATTTCATTAAAAGAGCCTGTTTTAGGAGTAGCTGCAGGGCAGCTTGCGGTATTCTATGATGAAGCTAAAGTTATTGGAAGTGCATTTATAAAAAGTACAATCTCTTAG
- a CDS encoding M24 family metallopeptidase, whose translation MKNFILQNENAIYYECNFSCDNVIFLNLENDKYFITDARYTIEAKEYAKDCEVIETNDLIKTTKEILTKNKIKKINFDPNDFKYSTFKNLTNDIKTQFIESPNFSKLKRSIKSDKEIELLKKAAKLGRKGFKEFAKYIRKNGFNQSEEFLFFKCFEKMTQTGKLDVSFEPIVAVNQNAAKPHALPTSKKLKLNDLLLVDAGVKYKRYCSDRTCTSVANFEKFNFKREQNFKNKKHQKIYDIVYKAQLNAIEKARVGMKASEIDNLTRSIIDKAGYGKYFVHSTGHGVGLDIHEFPFINSKSDVIIENNMVFTIEPGIYLPNEFGVRIEDTIVMQNGKAVIL comes from the coding sequence ATGAAAAATTTTATTCTTCAAAATGAAAATGCAATCTATTATGAATGTAACTTTTCTTGTGACAATGTTATCTTTTTAAATCTAGAAAATGACAAATATTTTATAACTGATGCTAGATATACCATAGAAGCAAAAGAGTATGCAAAAGATTGTGAAGTAATAGAAACTAATGATTTAATCAAAACAACAAAAGAAATATTGACAAAAAATAAAATCAAAAAAATAAACTTTGATCCAAATGATTTTAAATATTCTACTTTTAAAAACTTAACTAATGATATAAAAACACAGTTTATTGAAAGTCCAAACTTTTCTAAGTTAAAAAGATCTATTAAAAGTGATAAAGAGATTGAATTACTAAAAAAAGCTGCAAAACTTGGAAGAAAAGGGTTTAAAGAGTTTGCTAAATATATTAGAAAAAATGGTTTTAACCAAAGTGAAGAGTTTTTATTTTTTAAATGTTTTGAAAAAATGACTCAAACAGGAAAATTAGATGTTAGCTTTGAACCAATTGTAGCAGTTAATCAAAATGCAGCAAAACCTCATGCTCTTCCTACAAGCAAAAAACTAAAGTTAAATGATTTATTATTAGTTGATGCTGGAGTTAAATATAAAAGATATTGTTCAGATAGAACTTGTACAAGCGTAGCTAATTTTGAAAAATTTAATTTCAAAAGAGAACAAAATTTTAAAAATAAAAAACATCAAAAAATTTATGATATCGTCTATAAAGCCCAATTAAATGCTATAGAAAAAGCAAGAGTTGGTATGAAAGCTAGTGAAATTGATAACCTAACTAGAAGTATAATTGATAAAGCTGGTTATGGCAAATATTTTGTTCACTCAACTGGTCATGGAGTGGGACTTGATATTCATGAGTTTCCATTTATTAACTCTAAAAGTGATGTAATTATAGAAAATAATATGGTATTCACAATTGAACCAGGTATTTATCTTCCAAATGAGTTTGGTGTTAGAATTGAAGATACAATTGTAATGCAAAATGGTAAGGCTGTGATTTTATAA
- the folK gene encoding 2-amino-4-hydroxy-6-hydroxymethyldihydropteridine diphosphokinase — protein MKKKLNEKLTLFYTPNFPKKFNSYSSKKYLVTIGIGGNIGNMKKTFDKLILCLKNDSRFTLLMTSPLLKNPPFGFLEQNDFLNGIITIKSNLSPNDLLKAMQRYEKKFGRKRSFQDAPRTLDIDIIFFDNKRINKKNLIIPHKDWANRESVIIPLKYMINN, from the coding sequence ATGAAAAAAAAACTAAATGAAAAATTAACACTTTTTTATACTCCAAATTTTCCAAAAAAATTCAATAGTTACTCTTCAAAAAAGTATCTAGTAACTATTGGAATTGGGGGAAATATTGGAAATATGAAAAAAACATTTGATAAATTAATCTTATGTTTAAAAAATGATTCAAGATTTACTTTACTTATGACTTCTCCATTATTAAAAAATCCTCCTTTTGGCTTTTTAGAACAAAATGACTTTTTAAATGGTATAATCACGATCAAATCAAATCTTAGCCCTAATGACTTATTAAAAGCGATGCAAAGATATGAGAAAAAATTTGGAAGAAAGCGGTCCTTTCAAGATGCGCCTAGAACCTTAGATATAGATATAATCTTTTTTGATAATAAGAGAATAAATAAAAAAAATCTTATTATCCCTCACAAAGATTGGGCAAATAGAGAGTCAGTTATTATTCCTTTAAAATATATGATAAACAACTAA
- the mqnF gene encoding aminofutalosine deaminase family hydrolase, which produces MKIISANWLLTCNENNSIIKNGAIVFDEKILEIDSLENIQKKYPNKQIEILGKNSVLMPGLINSHIHLEFSANSTTLKYGNFMNWLNSVIKSRDELINKATKQLIDAKLKKIIKTGTTTIGAISSYSFELEALINSPINKVFFCEVIGSKSDMIDTLFADFKSRYNNAKKYSSKNFIPAIAIHSPYSVHPFLVREALKFSREEKCAVSAHFLESPEEFDWLHKDEGSFLEFFKNFLGQEKAVSKPMEFLNQFSNIENLSFTHCVEASDADIKKIGDLGAYINHCVTSNRVLNNSKLDLEKIKNVPFTIGTDGLSSNNSLSMFDELRNCIMVHSSENIINLSKKLLIAATSNGAKALGLKKGQLEKEFDADMIYFKLPDILEDKDDLAMNIILHTKFVDKTIIGGKYV; this is translated from the coding sequence ATGAAAATTATAAGTGCAAATTGGCTTTTAACTTGTAATGAAAATAATAGTATCATAAAAAATGGTGCTATTGTTTTTGATGAAAAAATATTAGAAATTGACTCTTTAGAAAATATCCAAAAAAAATATCCAAATAAGCAAATAGAAATTTTAGGTAAAAACTCTGTTTTAATGCCAGGGCTTATAAATTCTCATATACATTTAGAGTTTAGTGCTAACAGTACAACTTTAAAATATGGAAATTTTATGAATTGGTTAAACTCTGTAATTAAAAGTAGGGATGAGTTAATTAATAAAGCTACAAAGCAATTAATTGATGCAAAATTAAAAAAGATAATAAAAACAGGTACTACAACAATTGGAGCAATTTCATCATACTCTTTTGAGCTAGAAGCTTTAATTAATTCTCCAATTAATAAAGTATTTTTTTGTGAAGTTATTGGTAGTAAATCAGATATGATTGATACACTTTTTGCAGATTTTAAATCAAGATATAATAATGCAAAAAAATATTCATCTAAAAATTTTATACCTGCTATTGCTATTCATTCTCCATATTCTGTACATCCTTTTTTAGTTAGAGAAGCACTAAAGTTTTCAAGGGAAGAAAAATGTGCTGTAAGTGCGCACTTTTTAGAATCACCTGAAGAGTTTGATTGGTTACATAAAGATGAAGGTAGTTTTTTAGAGTTTTTTAAAAACTTTTTAGGGCAAGAAAAAGCTGTAAGTAAACCAATGGAATTTTTAAATCAGTTTTCAAATATTGAGAATTTATCTTTTACTCATTGTGTAGAAGCAAGTGATGCTGATATAAAAAAAATTGGAGATTTAGGTGCTTATATAAATCATTGTGTTACATCAAATAGGGTTTTAAATAATTCTAAATTAGATTTAGAAAAGATAAAAAATGTACCTTTTACAATTGGTACAGATGGATTGAGTTCTAACAATTCATTATCTATGTTTGATGAATTAAGAAATTGTATTATGGTTCATTCAAGTGAAAATATAATAAATCTTTCAAAGAAACTTTTAATTGCTGCTACATCAAATGGTGCAAAAGCATTAGGTCTAAAAAAAGGTCAACTAGAAAAAGAGTTTGATGCAGATATGATATATTTTAAGTTACCAGATATTTTAGAAGATAAGGATGATTTAGCTATGAATATTATACTTCATACTAAATTTGTTGATAAAACAATCATAGGAGGTAAATATGTTTAA